The Brevibacterium atlanticum genome segment GACTGAGCTCTGGTGCCGTCAGCCTGGTCCACGGCGACTTCAGCGAGGGACCGAAATGGTCGAGCATATGTGCCATTCCGCCTTCGCCCCCGGCGAGGTGGAACGTGAGCATCGGTCCCTGGAAGGGCCAGCGCAGACCAGGGCCGTCGGTGATCGAGCGGTCGATCTGTTCGACGGTGGCCTCACCGTGCTCCACCATGTGCAGCGCTTCGCGCCATTGTGCCTCTTGGAGGCGGTTGGCGATGAACCCGGGGACCTCCCGGTCCATGCGGATGACGGACTTGCCGATGTGCGAATAGAATCCGGCGGCCCAGTCGACGGCTGTGGCAGAACTCTGCTCGCCTCCGACGACCTCGACGAGGGGAATGAGGTAGGGCGGGTTGAACGGGTGGCCGACGACGAGACGCTCCGAGTGGACCGCCTCGGTGGCCATCTCGGTCATGCTGTAGCCCGAGGTGGACGAACCGATGACGACGCTCGGGTCGCAGACGGCGTCGATCTGGGCCAGGAGTCCGCGCTTGAGTGCCAGGTCCTCCGGTGCGGACTCCTGGACGAAGCCGGTGCCCGCGACCGCCTCGGCGAGGTCGGTGTGGATCGACCAGGCGGTGGGATCGGCGCCGGCGACCATGTCGAGTTCGGCCAGCGCCGGCCAGGCCGCGTCGAGGAGGCGGGAGAACTTCTCTGCGGCGTCGGGGGCCGGATCCCAGATCTTCACCCGGTACCCCTGGGCGAGGAAGTACGCTGCCCATCCGCCGCCGATCGTGCCGGCGCCGATGCAGGTGACGGTGGTGATCGCGGCGAAGTCCGGAAAGACTGCGGATTCTGGAGGGACTGCGGCGTCGATGGTATCGGGTGCGGTGGATTCGGTCATAGATCGGCTCCCGTGATGGTCGGGGTCTGCACGCGCAGATCGAGGATCTCGCGCGCCTGATCAGGTGTGGCGACGGACGCGCCGAGGCTGTTGATGATCGCCACGGCCCGGGCCGTGAGGTCGGCGTTCGTGGCCTTGACTCCCTTGGACAGGTAGAGGTTGTCCTCGAGCCCGACGCGGGCGTGCCCGCCGGCGAGCACCGACCGAGCGACCCACGGCAGCTGATTGGCGCCGATGGCGAAGGAGGTGAACTCGGTGCCCTTCGGCAGCATATTCACCATCGCCGCGAGCAGGCCGGGGTCGGCGGGTGCGCCGTAGGGAATGCCCATACACAGTTGGTACAGCGGTGGAGCGTCGATGAGCCCTTCCTCGACGAGGACGTTCGCGAACCACAGGTTGCCGGTGTCGAAGATCTCGAGCTCCGGCCGCACCCCGAGGGTCTGGATCCGCTTCGATCCTTCGCGGAGCATGTCGGGGGTGGAGACGTAGATATTCGATCCCTCGCCGAAGTTGAGGGTGCCGCAGTCGATCGTGCAGATCTCGGGGAGCAGTTCTTCGACGTGGGGGAGGCGGTCGAGGGCGTTGATGAGGTCGGTGCCCGGCATCGTCGTCAGCGGATCCTGCGGGTCGACGACGAGGTCGCCGCCCATCCCGGCAGTGAGGTTGATGACCGGGTCGACGTCGGAGGCACGGATCCGGCGGACGACCTCCCGGTAGTAGGCGATCTCCCGTGAGCCCTGTTTGGTCTCGAGGTCGCGGACGTGGATGTGGACGACCGAGGCGCCGGCGCGGGCCGCGGCGATTGCGTCGTTCGCGATCTGTTCCGGGGTGACCGGAACGTGTTCGCTCTTGCCCGTGGTGTCGCCGGCTCCCGTGACGGCGCAGGTGAGAATGACTGTGCGGTTCATGATGGCTCCTCTGTTCGTGGTTCTGGTTGTGCCGTTGCTGTCTGCTGCTTTGCTGTCTGTGACTCTGGTCGGGACGTGCGGATGATGGCGCGGTCGAGGTAGGACTGCAGACGAGTGGTGAAGGTCGCGGTGTCCATGACACCGGTGAGAACCTTGATGCCGAGCCCGTCGAGCAGAGAGGTCAGCTCATCGGCCATCGCACGAGCGTCGCCGGATCGGAAGCAGCCGAGCCTCTGGCCCTCCTCGAGGGTGGTCTGCACGGTCTGCGACCAACGCTCATAGCTGCGGGGATAGTCGGACAGGGAAGTGTCCGTCAGTGACAGGCGAGCCCAGGTCTGGAGCCAGATCGACCATTCGCCGCGCGACTCCCGCCCGAGCGGTGACTGCAGCTCGAGCAGTCGTGCCAGCCGCTGCGCGGGATCGTCGATGCCGTCGAGCCAGGCGATCTGCCGGTCGAAGGCGAGTTTGACCGAATGGTCGAGGGCCGCCTCGAAGAGATCGGACTTCGTGGCGAAGTGGTAGTGGATGCTCGGCGCCGAGACTCCCGAGGCCTCGGCGATGTCGGAGATGCGCACGGCATCGAAACCGTGCCGGCCGAACAGCGTCCAGGCCGCCTGAGCGATGTCGCGTTTCGGTGCGGCCTCCTCGTCGGAGTCGAGGACGGCGCGGCTCGGCGGTGGGGCCGACACCCGTGACTCGTCACCGAGCAGCCACCGCACGGTCACGCCGGTCGCGGTGGCCAGGCCCAGCAGCTCGTCGGCGGTGAACCGGCGTCTCCCCGACAGCGCCTTCGACAGCTTCGTCTCATCGATGCCGATCGCCTCGGCGACGCGGCGCTGGGAGAGCCCGGCACCGGTGATGGCTTCCTTGGCCCGGCTCGGTGTCGACCCGGGAGGGTGGTCGGCGCTCATACGGCGAATGTACCCGAGCACACCGACAGATCGCAAGGAGATATGACTGATAATCAGAACTTGCGATTGGTTGAGGCATGCCTCGCAAACGTCTCGGTTGCCGATAGTCTCGTACTCGGAGGGCGATCCCCATCGCCATCATCAGCCTTCGAGGAGTTCCCATGACCGACAGTCTTCATTCCCGCATGCACGTCGTCTCCGATGAGACCCGCAACCTGGTCAATCTGGTCCTCGAATACTCCCGACGTCGCACCCTGGCCGAGGACACTCCGCTCGATCACCCGACCTCGGAGGCGGAGCTGCGCAGACTGGCCGGTCCCACCGTGACCGAGGAGGGGCTCGGATCGGCCCGAGCATTGGCGATCTTCGAGCATATCTTCGCCCCCGCGTGCATCTCGACCGACCACCCGAAGTATCTGTCGTTCATCCCCAGCGCGCCGACGAAGGCCGCCGTCGCCTTCGACCTCGTCGTCTCCGCCAGTGCACTCTACGGCGGGTCGTGGCTCGAGGGCGCCGGCGTCGTCCATGCGGAGAACGAGGTGCTGCGCTGGCTGGCCGGTGAGTTCGACCTGCCCGAGACCGCTGGGGGTGTCTTCGTCCAAGGCGGAACGATCGGCAACCTCTCCGCGCTCGTGGCCGCACGCAACGCGCAGAAGGAGAAGCTCGGTGCCTCCCGTCCGGGACGATGGGTGATCGTCTGCAGTGCCGAGGCCCACTCATCGATCACCTCGGCGGCGGAGGTGATGGATGTCGACATCGCTCCCGTGCCCACCGGGGAGGACGGAATCCTGCGCCCGGACGGGGTGCGTGATGCGCTGAACGAGCACGGCGATGCCGTGATCGCGGTGGTGGCCACCTCGGGGACGACGAACTTCGGCACGATCGATGACATCGCCGGAATCGCGGCACTCAAGGACGAGTTCGACTTCTGGCTGCACATCGACGGCGCCTATGGTCTCGCTGCGATGCTGGCCCCACAGGCCCGGCACAAGTTCACCGGCGTCGAAGCGGCCGATTCGCTCATCGTCGATCCCCACAAATGGCTCTTCGCCCCCTTCGATGCGTGCGCCCTGATCTACCGTGACCCGAATGCGGGGCGGCGAGCGCATACGCAGAAGGCCGAATACCTCGACACGCTCACCGAGGCCCAGGAGTGGAGTCCCTCGGACTTCGCCATCCAACTGACGAGGCGTCCGCGCGGGCTGCCGCTGTGGTACTCGCTGGCGAGCTATGGTGCCGAGACCTACCGTGAGGCGATCGGACACTCGATCGACCTGGCCATGCAGATCGCCACGGAGATCCGGAAGCGCGAACACCTGCGCCTGGTGCGCGAACCCGAACTCTCCGTCGTCGTCTTCGAACGCGACGGATGGACGCGGGCGGACTATGAGGCCTGGTCGGACCGACTGCTCAACGACCAGCGGGCGTTCGTCGTGCCGAGCTCACATGCGGGGCGCCCGAACGCGCGGTTCGCGATCGTCAACCCACTGACGACGTTCGATGACCTCGTCGACATCCTCGACACCATGGAGTGACGGTCTCGCTCAGTCACTCTGGGTCGGGGTTTCGGCCGGCTGCGGGCGCAGGGCGACGGTGAAGAACGGCAGGAGGGCCTGAGTGACCGGCCCGATGCTCAGCGCGTAGAGCGCCGTGCCGATGCCGATGACCCCGCCGAGTGCCCAACCGAGGGCGACGACGCTGACCTCTATGACGGTGCGTACGAGTCGGATCGAGCGCCCGGTGACGCGGGAGAGTCCGGTCATCAGTCCATCTCGCGGCCCCGGTCCGAACTGGGAGCCGATGTACATCGCCGAAGCGACACCGTTGAGACCGACCCCTGCGACCATGTACGCGATCTGCCAGCCGAGTCCCTGCGGATGCGGGAGGAAGAGGAGCGTGAGGTCGAGTGCCGGGCCGATCGACAGTGCGTTGAGAACGGTGCCCAGCCCCGGCATCTGCTTGAGCGGGATCCAGGCGAGCAGCACCATCACCGAGGTGATCGTCACGATCGTGCCGAAGGTCAGCGGGACATGCGCCAGGAGCCCGGAGTGCAGAACATCCCAGGGAATCATGCCGAGACCGGCGAGGACGACCATCGCCATCGACGCCCCGTAGAGGTAGAGGCCGATGAGCAGTTGGGGGAGTCGCCGTGCGAGCCGTCCGCCTCTGAGCTGGCTGAGGGGGCCGACATTGGCGAGTTCCCGGCGTGGGGAGCGGGACCGTGGCATGGTTCTCTTTCGTGAGGAGGTGACTGTCGTTCCCATTCTCACCTCGATTGGCCTTGCAAAGAATAGCCAATTGTCAGAAAGTGGTCCCATGACGACGATGAGCGCGCGGCGACTGGCAGGAATCATCGGCAACGGGCCCTGGGCGAGCCCCGCCAACGAATCCGTCGCCGAGGCGGTCGTGCGCGCCATCGGCGACGGTCGGGTGCCGGTGGGCATCCGACTGCCCAGCGAGCGCGAGCTCGCCGCCGGAATCGGCGTGTCGCGGACGACGACCGCTCGCGTGTACGCGCGGCTGCGTGAGCACGGCTTCATCCGCACCCGCCGCGGTTCCGGCAGCATCGTGGAGATTCCCGCTGTGCCCGGCGGCCGGATCGATCACCTGCTCTCACCCGTCGGACCCGACGAGGGTCTCATCGATCTCACCTGCACAGCGACCACCGCCCCGGCCCGAGTGCGCGAGGCATTCGCCGCCGCGCTGGACGCCCTTCCCGCCTACCTGCCGGGAACCGGCTACTATCCCTCGGGCATCCCCGCACTCCGGGAGCTCGTCGCCGACCGCTTCACCGCCCGCGGGGCACCGACGTACCCTGACCAGATCCTCATCACCGCCGGTGCCCTGGGAGGTGCGGCCGTGGGCCTGCGGGCACTGCTGACGTCGCCTGCCCGCGTGCTCATCGAAAGCCCGAGCTACCCGAATGCGATCGCGACGATCGAGGCCGCGGGCGGCCGGGGTGTGTCCTATCCCCTCGAGATCGACAGTGCCGGACGGCATTTCTGGGACACCTCGGCGATGGGGGAGGTGATGCGGGCGAACCGGGTGCGTTCGGCCTATCTCATCCCCGACTACCACAATCCCACCGGTGCGCTCCTGCCCGAGGCACAGCGATCCGCCCTGGCCGCAGAGCTCGAGCGCAATGCGGTTGTGCCGGTGATCGACGAATCACTCGTCGAACTCGGCCTCGATGACACCCCGGCCCCGACGCCGCTGGCGGC includes the following:
- the yczE gene encoding membrane protein YczE: MPRSRSPRRELANVGPLSQLRGGRLARRLPQLLIGLYLYGASMAMVVLAGLGMIPWDVLHSGLLAHVPLTFGTIVTITSVMVLLAWIPLKQMPGLGTVLNALSIGPALDLTLLFLPHPQGLGWQIAYMVAGVGLNGVASAMYIGSQFGPGPRDGLMTGLSRVTGRSIRLVRTVIEVSVVALGWALGGVIGIGTALYALSIGPVTQALLPFFTVALRPQPAETPTQSD
- a CDS encoding TetR family transcriptional regulator; this encodes MSADHPPGSTPSRAKEAITGAGLSQRRVAEAIGIDETKLSKALSGRRRFTADELLGLATATGVTVRWLLGDESRVSAPPPSRAVLDSDEEAAPKRDIAQAAWTLFGRHGFDAVRISDIAEASGVSAPSIHYHFATKSDLFEAALDHSVKLAFDRQIAWLDGIDDPAQRLARLLELQSPLGRESRGEWSIWLQTWARLSLTDTSLSDYPRSYERWSQTVQTTLEEGQRLGCFRSGDARAMADELTSLLDGLGIKVLTGVMDTATFTTRLQSYLDRAIIRTSRPESQTAKQQTATAQPEPRTEEPS
- a CDS encoding BKACE family enzyme; the protein is MNRTVILTCAVTGAGDTTGKSEHVPVTPEQIANDAIAAARAGASVVHIHVRDLETKQGSREIAYYREVVRRIRASDVDPVINLTAGMGGDLVVDPQDPLTTMPGTDLINALDRLPHVEELLPEICTIDCGTLNFGEGSNIYVSTPDMLREGSKRIQTLGVRPELEIFDTGNLWFANVLVEEGLIDAPPLYQLCMGIPYGAPADPGLLAAMVNMLPKGTEFTSFAIGANQLPWVARSVLAGGHARVGLEDNLYLSKGVKATNADLTARAVAIINSLGASVATPDQAREILDLRVQTPTITGADL
- the yczR gene encoding MocR-like transcription factor YczR, whose amino-acid sequence is MTTMSARRLAGIIGNGPWASPANESVAEAVVRAIGDGRVPVGIRLPSERELAAGIGVSRTTTARVYARLREHGFIRTRRGSGSIVEIPAVPGGRIDHLLSPVGPDEGLIDLTCTATTAPARVREAFAAALDALPAYLPGTGYYPSGIPALRELVADRFTARGAPTYPDQILITAGALGGAAVGLRALLTSPARVLIESPSYPNAIATIEAAGGRGVSYPLEIDSAGRHFWDTSAMGEVMRANRVRSAYLIPDYHNPTGALLPEAQRSALAAELERNAVVPVIDESLVELGLDDTPAPTPLAALVPDSITVGSTSKIFWGGLRIGWMRIPRHRFDAVASARLALDLGAPVIEQLAAVELLRDHDAIVGDFRRRLRDARDRLAAAVRAHCPDWQVVVPSGGMALWVRLPEERSGALTAAAARHGLALVSGPNFAPAGGLDGWIRLPYTVAEHELDQVAPRLAAAWQDALERRAPQRQERARIVA
- a CDS encoding pyridoxal phosphate-dependent decarboxylase family protein gives rise to the protein MTDSLHSRMHVVSDETRNLVNLVLEYSRRRTLAEDTPLDHPTSEAELRRLAGPTVTEEGLGSARALAIFEHIFAPACISTDHPKYLSFIPSAPTKAAVAFDLVVSASALYGGSWLEGAGVVHAENEVLRWLAGEFDLPETAGGVFVQGGTIGNLSALVAARNAQKEKLGASRPGRWVIVCSAEAHSSITSAAEVMDVDIAPVPTGEDGILRPDGVRDALNEHGDAVIAVVATSGTTNFGTIDDIAGIAALKDEFDFWLHIDGAYGLAAMLAPQARHKFTGVEAADSLIVDPHKWLFAPFDACALIYRDPNAGRRAHTQKAEYLDTLTEAQEWSPSDFAIQLTRRPRGLPLWYSLASYGAETYREAIGHSIDLAMQIATEIRKREHLRLVREPELSVVVFERDGWTRADYEAWSDRLLNDQRAFVVPSSHAGRPNARFAIVNPLTTFDDLVDILDTME
- a CDS encoding 3-hydroxyacyl-CoA dehydrogenase NAD-binding domain-containing protein, whose translation is MTESTAPDTIDAAVPPESAVFPDFAAITTVTCIGAGTIGGGWAAYFLAQGYRVKIWDPAPDAAEKFSRLLDAAWPALAELDMVAGADPTAWSIHTDLAEAVAGTGFVQESAPEDLALKRGLLAQIDAVCDPSVVIGSSTSGYSMTEMATEAVHSERLVVGHPFNPPYLIPLVEVVGGEQSSATAVDWAAGFYSHIGKSVIRMDREVPGFIANRLQEAQWREALHMVEHGEATVEQIDRSITDGPGLRWPFQGPMLTFHLAGGEGGMAHMLDHFGPSLKSPWTRLTAPELSQALRDDVVAGCDVEAGERTIPELVAHRDAGIIALRRLTAELAEDPTTQRTEARDAISAEAVEPAGAADPAGTPPAATAPVASAWLDDYTTEVVPEWIDYNGHMSETFYVLVFGFATDQVMDQLGLDAAYRTATHASLYTVESHIRYLDEVALGSRLTVTAHLVTAGEKKLHLAYEMSVDDRLVATEEIMALHVDQDADRVVPFPTAIAERIAAIVLSRPDWVGRSIG